GAGATTTCGCGCGATGTGGAAGTACTTCCGGCGCTGGTCGTCGGTTCGACTCTCGACGAGTCCCGCGTCTTCGAGTTTCCGGAGGTGGTCGATGACTGCCTTCGGGCTGACGCCGAGGTACTCACTAATCTCGGTGACGTAGCACGGCTTGCGTGCGAGCAATCGCAGGATGCGCCGGCGATTTTCGTTTCCGAGTAAGTCGAGTAAGGCAGCCGAATCCATTAGCTTCCCTTTAGCAGTCTGTGGGCAAAAGGATACCTCACTGGAAACGAGCGTCAATTGACGAGTTTACGTTGTAACCCGTCTCTTATCCATCCAGTATGAAACCACGGTACACGCCGTGTCACCCTACTGAGAAACGACGTGGCGTGTACCGAGAAGTGGCTCCGGCCCCCCATCGCAAAGTGGATACCCCACGCTCGACAACCTGTCGAGTCGCGTACCTGTGACCTGGTACGCAATACATAGAGACGGGCTGTCAGGGTAAGACTTTGTTTCACCCGATTACGGATTTTACGTAATGTCGTGACAGCTGTAGCGTTGGGACTCGCCTCTCAAAATCGCTAAAATGGGGGAGGGGGGAGGGAGTTGCTCAGATATCGGTACGGCGGCTGGGGGTTGGGCCTCCCAGCCACGTACCACCTTGGTATTCTCTTCGGGGGGTAAAGAACATTGTGTGATTTTCTGGGTGAATCCCTCCAATCAAAACATCTCGTGTTGATTTTCGCGGTAACTCGAACCCATCTGAAAACCGGACAAAATCACCCTCCTCTTATTGCAGTCGGTCCTGTATGTTATATAGAAGCCTGGCCGTGTGGTCAGGCAATGGTCGGGCCCATGACCGAAAGCACGAATCCAAATACAGCCGTCGACCTGTTACAACAACTCGGACTGAAAGAGTACGAAGCTCGCTGTTTCGTTGCCCTCACACAGTTACCGACTGGCACCGCGAAAGAAATCAGTGAACTCGCTGATATTCCTCGCACGCGCGTCTACGACGCCATCAGAGTCTTAGAGGCAGAGGGACTGGTCAGCGTTCAACACGGCAGTCCGCGACAGTTTCGTGCCGTCTCTGTTTCCGAAGCAGCGGAGACGCTTAGATTGCAGTATCTCGACCGAATCGAATCGCTCGAACGGACGCTCAACAATCTCAGCAAGCCGGAAGCCAATTCTGATACCGAATCTGCGGAGGTGTGGACGCTCAACAGTCGGCATGCCATCGAATCTCGGACGCTCGAACTCATCGACGAAGCAGAATCCGAAATCGTCCTCGTCCTCGCGGACGATGCGATGCTCTCTGACCCACTTTTCGAGCGCCTCAAATCGGCAAAAGACCGCGGCCTCGACGTCATCGTCGGCGGCTTTTCTCCGTCGGTTATCTCGAGGCTCTCCGACGAATTGACGATGATTAGCGTGTTCGAGTCGGAGCTCGACTGGCTTACGGGACAGCACGTAGCCGGTGAGGCGGCGGTCGGTCGCCTCCTTCTCACCGACAAATCGAACCTCTTCGTCAGCTCCATTCAGGGAGACATGAGTCAAACTGGGAACACGACCGAGGAACACGCTGTGTTCGCGAGCGGACTCACCAACGGACTGGTCGTAATCGCGCGCCGACTCATCTCGACGGGACGAAACTCGCTGGACTAGTCGCACATCGTATCCATCTGTCACACCGTCGTTTCTTGCGACTCCCCACGTCGTCACCGGGCCGTGGCGTCGTATCGGTCGAACGCTCGCGAGGCAAGCCAGACCGTTCCGACCGAGAGCAGGACGGTCACGAGGGGCAGGACGATGCCAGGCTCGTAGCGAAGCGGCGGGTAGAGTCCGAGCCCGTAGTCGATGTAATCGTTGACGAGGAGTGCGCCGAGCGCGGCCAGAAGCGCCCCGCGAGTCGTCTTTCCGTAGTGGGGGATGAGGTAGGCTTCGCCGACGAAACCGAGGTGGGTGAGGATGATGCCGAAGTAGGCCCACACTTCCGGGAAGTACAGCGAGAAGCCAAGATTTAGCGCGATGGCCGTCCAGATGCCGTACTTGACGAGCCAGACGAACGCGAAGGTGTGGAGGTAGGCGAGCGCGAGATTCTGTGGTGCGTCGTCGAGTCGCCGCCCGAGGTTCGGGACGAGCACCACGAGCGAGAGCGTCGCGAGGAACACGGCGGTCGGCGAGTCGGTGTAAAACGGCCAGAGGAACGTCGAGACGCCGGGCATCGTTTCGACGTAGAACCGGATGCCGACGAGGATGGCCACCGCGTTGGCGAAGACGAGCCACGTCAGGCTGGGAGCGTTTTCGAGATAGTAGCGGGCGTAGCGCTCCGGAATCATAGTCTGGCCTCCGGGCCGCGGAATGAAAGGCGTGTCGTGTGCCGTGTTTGCACGTCGACATAAATCTGCTGGCAAACGCTTATCACCAAAATTGTGCTATGTTACCATGTACCAAATGTTCGAGCGATTCTCAAGTGGCTACTACGTCGGCCAGTTGTACGTCGAACCGTACGACGGTGACGTGGCGCTGATGCACCAGTCCCAACACGAGCGAGTGAACGAACAGGTCTACGCGACGGCGGGAGTCGCCCGCGCGGACTACCCGCTCGTGATGAAACTCGGTCATTGCCACTTCTCGGTCCACGCCGACGCGGGCGTGCCGGAGTACTCGCTGTTCGTCCCCGAGTCGCTCAATCGGGCGGTGGGACTCGAAAATCCACCCGAACGCCGGGAGGTCTGGCTTGCCCGGGCCAATCGCGCCCAGCAGTTGCTCCGCATCGCGGGCGCAGTCGCCTGATTTTAAGAGGCTCCCCCGCTTTGTTCGACCGATGTTCGACGACCTGCTCGGCCGCACGGAACTCAAATCACGCATCGAGGAACTCGAAGAGGAAAAACGCCACCTCGAACGCCAACTCGAGGCCGAGCAGGACCGCCGCGCCGACGCTGTGAGCGCCCGCCAGACCGCAGAAGAGCGGGTCAACCGCCTCGAAGACCGTATCGCGAGCCTCGAAGGCCGCCTCGACCAACCCGACGAAGAGCGATCGCTCGCCGTCCGCCGCGAGGAGCGACTTCGCGGCGACCGCCTCGAGGAGGTGCTCTCACGGCTCGAATCCGTGCGGACAGGTCCCGAAGGGGCGCTTTCTGCGGTCGTCACGGAATCGGTTCCCGAAGACGTATCCGACCTGCTCGACGACCGGGCGGCGCTGGTCTCGCAAGCCGTACCCTGTGTCTTCTTCGGCGACGACGCGGGTCTCGTGAGCGTCGTCCTCGAACCGCCGCTGGTCCCCGACGAACGGACGACGTGGGACGACCACTTCGCGTTCGACCGGGCGTGGTTCGAACCGACCGGGACGTTCGCCTTCGCGCTCGTCCGCTCCGACCTGTTCGCCCTCGGGGAGTACGACGGCCGCGAGCGCGTCTCCCTCACCGGGTTCGAAACCGACGTGAAGAGCAACCACTCGAAAGGTGGCTTCTCGCAGGGCCGATTCGAGCGCATCCGCGAGGGACAAATCGCAGACCACGTCCAACGCTGTCTCGACGCGGTCGAGCGAATCGACGCAGACCGCCTCATCGTCGTCGGCGAGCGCACCGTCCTCGGGAAATTCAAAGAGCACGCCGACGCGACCCGGACGGTGGACGCGACGGGCGACCCCGAAACCGCACTGGACGATGCGTTTCGGGACTTCTTCACGACGCGCCTGTCAACCATCTGAGTCTCCGCCTCCGCGAGAATTAAGGGACCCCTCACCAGACGTGTGGGTATGGATATCGCGCTACTCGCACACGAAAAGTTTCCTGACGACGCGAAGACCGCACTGGGCATCCTTCGCTACTCCGACGACAACGTGGTCGCCGTCTTAGACCGGGATAGCCCGGGCACCCGCGTCCACGACACCACTCCCGACGTACAGGACGCACCCGTCGTCGCGAGCATCGACGACGTGGAGGCCGACTACGACGCTCTCGTCATCGGCATCGCCCCAATCGGCGGCGGGTTCGACGACTCGTGGCGCGACGACGTTCGCACGGCACTCAAAGCGGGCAAAGACGTGATTTCTGGGCTCCACTACTTCCTCGAAGAGGACGAGGAGTTCGCTCGACTCGCGGAGGAAAACGGCGCAGAACTCTGGGACGTGCGCAAACCTCACGACGGCCTTTCGGTCGCCAAGGGCATCGCGGACTCCGTGGATGCCGAAGTCATCCTCACGGTCGGCACGGACTGCTCGGTGGGCAAGATGACCGTCTCGCTCGAACTCGCTCGTCGCGCACAGGAACGGGGCATCGACGCCGAGTTCATTCCGACCGGGCAGACCGGCATCATGATCGAAGGCTGGGGCAACCCAATCGACCGGGTCATCTCTGATTTCACCGCGGGCGCGGTTGAGGAGATGATTTTAGAGAAGGGCAATGACCACGACTACCTGTTCGTCGAAGGGCAGGGCACCATCATCCACCCCGCCTACTCCGCGGTCACCTGTGGCATCCTCCACGGGTCGATGGCGGACAAACTCATCCTCTGTCACGCCTCCGGGCGCGAGGCAATCCACGGCTACGAGTCGTTCGCCCTCCCTGACTTCCAGACGTACAAGAATCTCTACGAAGACCTCGCTCGGCCCGTCCACCAGACCGAAGTCGTCGCCGGGGCACTCAACACGCGCTCCATCAAAGACGACGAGGAGGCGGCGTCGGCGGTCGAGGCCTACGCAGACGCCATCGACGCGCCGGCACAGGACCCGGTCCGATTCGACCCAGACACCATCCTGGACGAAGTGCTATGAGCCTCGACGCCTCCTTCGAACGCGTCGCGCTGCCGCTCGAAAACCCGTTCACCATCGCCCGCGGGACCCAGGAGGTCGCGGAGAACGTCATCGTCCGTATCGAGGACGACGAGGGCACCGTCGGCGTCGGCGGGGCCGCCCCGTCGGAGCACTACGGTGAGACGGCCGCGACGGTCGAAGCCGTCATGCCGGACCTGCTCGCGGTGGTCGAAGAAGTCGGCGACCCACACGCCCTCGACGAAATCGAGCGGAAGATGCAGGCGCGAGTGAACCGCAACCCGGCGGCCCGCGTCGCCGTGAGCATCGCGCTCCACGACCTCGTGGCAAAACGTGTGGACCTCCCGCTCTATCGCTACTGGGGACTCGACGCAGACCAGGCCCCGGACACGTCGTTCACTATCGGTATCGACACGAAGGAGACGATGTACGAAAAGACGCGCGACGCCGTCGAAGCCGGGTACGAAATCCTCAAAATCAAGGTCGGCACCGACCGCGACGAGGAGATAATCGAGACGGTTCGCGAGGCAGCCCCTGACGCGACGATTCGCGTGGACGCGAACGAGGGCTGGACGCCACGGAAAGCAGTGGAAATGTGCCACCTCCTCGCCGAGTACGACGTCGAGTTCGTCGAACAACCGGTCCCCGCGGAAGACCCCGAGGGCCTAAAGTTCGTCTACGAACGCTCGCCGCTGCCCATCGCCGCCGACGAGTCGTGTATCACGCTCGCGGACATCCCACAAATCGCAGACCGCGTGGACATCGCGAACCTGAAGCTGATGAAGTGTGGCAGCCTCCGCGAGGCACTGCGGATGATTCACACCGCGCGGGCCCACGGCCTCGAAGTCATGCTTGGGTGTATGATCGAATCGAACGCCTCCATCGCGGCGGCGGCGCACCTCGCTCCGTTGCTCGACTATGTTGACATAGACGGGTCGCTGCTGCTCGCCGAGGACGAATATGACGGCATTCCGATGCCAGCAGGCGTCCTCGAATTCGACCCCGCCCTGCCCGGAACCGGCGCTCGTCGGTCGTAACCCCTCGCGTTCATCTTACGTTGGTTACAATTCCCGCAAGTCATTCCACGACGCTGTCATCACTCCTGTAACTTGTTGATAATGTCATGTCCTGTGAGTAACACTGGTTATAGTTTGCTTATAGGCCGCCTTCCTGAACATTTCAGGCAATGTGAGAAATGTGTGCGTTTTTATATATGCGTCCCGAATGAGCGGGTATGCACGTCTTCATGGCTGGGGCAACCGGTGTTCTCGGTCGGAGACTGGTTGCCGAACTCGCCCGGGAGGGCCACGAGGTGTACGGCCTGAGCCGTTCTCCTCGAGGTGACGAACTGGTCCGCGCTGCGGGCGGAGAGCCATGCCGCGGCGACGTTCTCGACTACGAGTCGCTGTGTATGGCCGCCGCAGGGGCGGACGTCATCGTGAACGCCGCGACGGCCGCGCCGAAAACGCGTGACCCGACCTCGGAAGACTGGGCCAGAAACGACGAGGTACGACGCCAGGGCACGCAAAATTTGACCGCCCTCGCGAGTCGGGTCGGCGCAGACCAGTACGTCCACCAGAGCATCGTCTGGGTGGCGAGACGCGAAGACGGCGGGCCGTTTTCCGAGGAGGACGACTGGAATCCCACACCGCACACGCAGGCGGAAGCGGACGCAGAACGTCTCGCGATCGACGCTCGCATGGCGTTTGGCTACGACGTGACGATTCTTCGCTGTGGATGGCTGTACGCCCCGGAAGCGACCCACACGCAACTCATCGCGCAGGGTTTGCTCGCCGGTGAGATGCCCATCATCGGTAGCGGGCTGTTCGGACGCGGGGACGCCCACCTGTCGTGTCTGCACGCGGAGGACGCTGCCCGCGCGTTCACGACCGTCATCGACCGCCGAACCGACGGCCTCTGGCACGTCGTCGACGACGAAGCCGTTACCACCGCGAACTACCTGATGGAGTTCGCCCGCCTGCTCGGCGCGTCGAAGCCACGGCGGGTGCCGGCGTGGCTGGCGAAATACACCACCGGCACGGATGCAGCACGCTTTTTCAGCCACTCGATGCAGACCACGAACGAACCATTTTGCGAGGAAACCGGCTGGCGGCCCCACTACGGTTCCTACCGCGACGGGCTCTCGCAGGTCGTCCGCGACTGGGAGCAAGACGGGACGCTCAACGAGCGCCACGGAAGCGCCGAGTGGGCGGGCGAGAAAGCGGAGAGCGTCCTCTGGCGGACCGCCTGAATCGCCCGCCTACGCGCCGGTAAAGTGCGGATGACCGCTGACGTGCGCCGGGAGATAGCGAGGCCGCCGGGGACGCTCGCCGATTTCGTCGTCGACCAGTTCGTGAAGCTCGTCGAACGACAGTGACACCTCGTCGCTCGACTCCCGGCGGTTGACCTTGAACGCGCCAGCTTCGAGTTCGCGGTCACCGACGACGACGTAGTAGGGGACCCAGTCGCGTTCTGCCTTCGCGATGCGCTTTCCGACCGTCTCGGAACGCTCGTCTACGTCCGCCCGAATCTTCGCTTCGGCGAGTCGCGCGACCAGGTCGTCGCAGTAGTCCACGTGGTCATCGCTCACCGGGATGAACCGAACCTGGGTCGGCGAAAGCCACGTCGGCAGACGCGGTACGTCCTGGGTCGCCGCGTGTTCGAGCAGTGCAGCCATCACCCGTTCGATGCTGCCACTCGGCGAGTAATGCAGGATGTTCGGGTGGTGGGTCTGTTGGCCGTCGCTGTACTCGATGCCGAACCGCGCTGCGCTCTCGACGTCAATTTGCACCGTCGGGTTCTCGATGGGGCGGCCGAGGCCGTCGATGACGGCGAAGTCGATTTTCGCAGACCAGTAGTGGTGACGCTCGGGGAGCAGTTCGAGAAGGACGGGTTTTCCCAGATCAGCGACGACCGATTCGACCCACTCGCGGTTTTCGTCGTAGAACTCGCGGGTCATGCGGAACGCGCCCTCGTAGGAAACGCCCAAATCGCCGCCCGTCGCGTAGCCAAGTTTCGCCTGCTTTTCGAACTCGACTTTCGCCTGTTCGATGTCCTTCGTCGCGGTGTGCATGTCGGGCATGGTGAACGCCCGCTGGCGTTTGAGGCCCATCACCTCGCCGCGCTGTTCGCGCCGGAAGGAGTAGGTGCTCAGCTCGTAGATTCGCAGGGGGAGGTCGTTCGCCGAGATGTGCATGTCGCGCATGATGGAGAACTGGCCGAAGCAGGCGGCGAATCTGAGCATCATACGCCGGTCGCCGGACTCGAAGCGGTACTGTCGCTCGCCGAACTTCTCTGCGTGCTCGCTAATCGAGCGTGCGCCCAAATCGTACATGATGGGCGTCTCGACGGGCATCCCGCCGTAGTCGATGACGAGGTCGGAAACGTACTGCATGAGCGAGTCACGGACGAGTTTGCCCCGCGGGTACCAACGGAGGTTCCCCACGTCTGAGAGTTCGTCGTAGCCGACGAACTCCTTCTCACCCATCAGTGCGAAGTGCGGCGGTTCCTGGCCTTTACTCGCGGTGACGCCCTCGACTTCCGCGGCGATGAGCGCCTGGAAGTCCTCGCTGAACTGGGCTTTCGATTCGACCGGGTCGAGCAGGTCGCCGTCGGGCGTGCAGACGTACCACTCGCTCGGTTCGCGCTCCTCGGCCGCTTTTTCCTCGTCGCGGTGGGCACTGACGTGGCGCGAGAGTTCGGAGAGCGGGTGGCCCTTACAGGAGATTTCGAACGCCTTGTACCACCCGAACGGTGCGCGAAGCAGTTCGTAGTCGTCTTTCAGTTCGGCTTCGAGTTCGCGCATGACGCGCTTTGCGACGTCCGGTGGCGCGAGGTCGTCGCTCAGGTGGGCGTAGGGATACAACACCACCTTGTTTGCGTTCAGTTGGCTCGTGACGTCGCGGAGTTCGGCCGCGGCGTTTTCGACGACGCCGGAGACGCTCTCTGCGTCCCCCGATTCGACGCTGATGAAGACGGTGACGCAGTCGTCCATGCGCCCCTCCATGGCGACGCCGTCGGTTTCTGCGATGTCTCTGCCGGCCTCCTTCTTCGCTTCGAAGGAGAGATGGTCTGCGTGGATAAACAGGAGTTTCATTCGATTTGTTGGGTTGGATACGTGGATGTGGAAAGTCGTGGCAAACGGCAAGCCAGCGGCACGGCTACTTAGAAGGAGGCGAGTCCACGTGTTGTCCCGAACAACACACTCATAGCTAAGCAGACTTGACCCCACCAGATAAACCTGTCGTGGACTGACACGTACTCACACGGCCGATTGCGTCCGCGTCTCAACACACTTATTTTCCGTCTCTTTCTTACCTCGGCCATGAGCGAAATCGTCGTCACGTTGCCCGACGGTTCCGAACTCCACATGGAGTCGGGGTCGACCGTCGAAGACGTGGCATTCGAAATCGGACCCGGACTCGGCCGAGACACGGTCGCTGGCGTCGTAGACGGTGACCTCGTGGACAAGGACACCTCCCTGACCACGGACTGCCGCCTCGTCATCGTCACCCCACAGAGTGACGAGTATCTCACCGTCCTCCGCCACACCGGTGCGCACGTCTTCGCACAGGCCCTCCAGCGCCTCCACCCCGAAGCCAAACTCACGATTGGCCCGTGGACCGACGACGGTTTCTACTACGACATCACTGGCGTCGATTTAGACAGCGACGACTTGCGCGCAATCGAGGCCGAAGCCGAGAACATCATCGCAGAAGACCTCGATGTCGAACGCGTCGAACTCTCCCGCGAGGAGGCACTCGAGCTGTACGCGGACAACCCGTACAAACGCGACATCCTCGAAACCGAAGCGGCGGGCGACGACACACTCTCCTTCTACGAGCAGGGCGAGTTCAAAGACCTCTGTAAGGGCCCTCACGTCGAATCGACCGGCGAAATCGGCGCGTTCAAACTCTTAAACATCTCTTCGGCCTACTGGCGCGGCGACGAAGAAAACGATACCCTCACTCGCGTCTACGGGACGGCATTCAAATCTGAGAAGGACTTGGAAAAATTCTTAGAACAGCGCGAGGAGGCCAAAGAGCGCGACCACCGCAAACTCGGCCGTGAACTCGACCTCTTCTCGATTCCCGAAGTCACCGGCCCCGGCCTCCCGCTGTACCACCCGAACGGGAAGAAAATCCTCCAGCAGCTCGAAGGCTACGGCCAGTCGCTGAACGAGAACTTCGGCTACGACTACGTCGAGACGCCCCACCTGTTCCGGACGGAACTCTGGAAGCAGTCCGGTCACTACGACAACTACGTAGACGACATGTTCCTCCTCGACGTCAACGACGAGGAGTACGGCCTGAAGCCGATGAACTGCCCCGGCCACGCGACCATCTTCAAGCAGGGGTCGTGGAGTTACCGCGACCTCCCAGTTCGTTACGCAGAGAACGGGAAGGTCTATCGCAAGGAACAGCGCGGCGAACTCTCCGGGCTCTCCCGGGTCTGGGCGTTCACCATCGACGACGGCCACCTGTTCGTCCGCCCCGACCAGATTAAATCGGAAGTCGAAGACACGATGGACCTCATCTTCGAGGTGCTCGAAACGTTCGACTTAGATTACAAAGTCGCCCTCGCCACTCGCCCCGAGAAATCCGTCGGCAGCGACGAAATCTGGGAGCAAGCCGAGACGCAACTGAAGACCGTCCTCGACGACTCGGCCATCGACTACCGCCTCGAAGACGGCGATGGCGCGTTCTACGGGCCGAAAATCGACTTCTCGTTCGAGGACGCCCTCGGCCGGGTCTGGGACGGGCCGACGGTCCAACTCGACTTCAACATGCCGGAGCGCTTCGACCTCACCTACACCGGCGAGGACAACGAGGACCACCGCCCGGTGATGATTCACCGCGCCCTCTACGGCTCCTTCGAGCGCTTCTTCATGGTGCTCATCGAGCACTACAACGGCAAGTTCCCAACGTGGCTCGCCCCAGAGCAGGTGCGCATCCTGCCCGTGAGCGACGACAACATCCCGTACGCGAAGGAACTCAAACACCGACTGGGCGACTTCCGTGTCACCATCGAGGACCGCTCGTGGACGGTCGGTCGGAAGATTCAGCAGGCCCACACCGACCGCGTGCCCTACCAGATTATCGTCGGCGGCGAAGAGGAAGCAGACCGCACCATCTCCGTGCGCGACCGAAAAGAGCGCGACCGCAACGACGTGCAGTTAGCCGACTTCAAGGCGCATCTCGAATCCGAACAGGAAGAGAAGCGGCTGGAACCGGATTTCCTCGAGTAAATCAGCCCAGTCGCAGGCACGTTTATCCTGTTTCCCCCCGAACCTCCACTTGTCTGGCGACCCCGCCACGACGTGTATTGCGTTGCAATTTCCAACCGTAACAGGGTCAAATCTAGAAGGGAAGGAGTACCACCTGCCGCGGGACTTCGAGGGGGAGTTGAACCTCGTGTTCGTCGCCTTCCGCCGCGACCAGCAGGCTGACGTGGACTCCTGGGTACCGTTCGTCGAAGATTTATGCGCCACCCACGACGGGTTTCAGTACTACGAACTGCCCGTCCTGAGCCGCAGTTACCGGCTCGTCCGCCCGTTCATCGACGGCGGGATGCGCGCGAACATCGAGGACGTGAACACACGCGAACGCACGATTACGGCGTACATCGACAAACGGCCGTTCCGCTGGGAACTGGAAATTCTCTCGGAACACGCGATGCACGCCTTCCTCGTCACACGGGACGGGGAGGTCAGGTGGCACGCGCCCGGGCCGCTCACGGCCGGAAAGGCGGACGAACTCGAAAATCTGCTTCGAGAACCGGTCGCCGCCTGAGCCTGCGGGTCTGTTGCTGGGGTTCGGACGCCAACCGACCCGCTCAGTCGCCACCCGTTTTGTGACTCCCCTCCGTGTCCCGGAGGATGAACGAGCCAATCGAGAGCGTGTGCTTCGCCACCGTCGCGATGCGCATGACGAACGCGAGCAGGATGACGAACGGGACGATGGAGATGGCGGAGGCCGCGCTCACGACCCAGACGAGGTTGTCGAGGCCGAGGAACGTGCCCATCACGGAACTCGAATCGAGGTAGATGATGGACACCGTGGCGACGATGAGCGCCGGGATTGCGGAGTACATCATCGCCCGAGAGAGGTTGATGAGTTCCCACTGGAAGTAGAGCGTCTTGAAGTGCTCACGGGCAGGTCCGAAGAAGGTGAGGGCGTCGCGGAGTTTCTGGAGGGCTTCTGAGGCCTCGTCGTTGAGTTTGTCACCGTACTGGTTCTGGATGCGCCGCGCCTCGTACACCTTCCACGAGTAGTTGTAGTCGAGTGCCGCAGAGAGGACGTCGAAGGTGCCGAACTGGGCCTCGTCGAGCTCTTCTGTGACCTCGTCTGCGTTGCCGGTGACGCTGTCTGTAAATCGAGTGATGTGGTCGCGTTCGTCGTCATTCACGTTCCCGTCGAGGGCGTCTTTGAGCTCCGCTGCGTGCTTTCCAGAGAATTCGATGATGGTCTTGAGAAAGCGCGAGGGTTCTGCGGGGCTGACCTGCACGCCGAGGGCTTCCTCCACGTCGGTCTGGAACTGCATCGCGCCCTCCATGCGGTCTCGCTGGTCGCCGATGGGGCCGAGTTCCTGTGAGAGGACGAGTTGGTTCAGCGTCACCACCAGCGTCACGCCGGTGATGATGGCGGTGACGAACGCCTGAAACAGCGTCTCAGTCGGGTCCTTGCTCGACATCGTCTTTCGAATCAGGGTGGGGTCGAGCGCCCCGAGAATGACGAGTGTCACGAAAAAGGCGACTAACAGCAGTCCGGCGACGAGCCAACGGTTTGCGCCCATGAGAAACCAGAGTTTCACACGGCTTTCCGGGACACGACCCCGCATCGTGTCACTCGGCTCGTCAGTTCCATTGCTCATGCAACGAGGAATACTGGCGCGGCAAAAGGGTTGGTGGCTACCCGGTTAGTTTTCTTCTTCTTTGATGTCTTCGAGTTCGGCTTCGACTTCGGGATCCGTCGTCTCCGCTTCTGTCTCCGCTTCCGTCTCTGCGTCCATCTCGGTTTCCGATTCCGCCTTCGGCGTGGACTTGCCGGCTTCGGCCTTTAGCGTCTCCAGTTCGGCCTCGACTTCGTTGTCTGTCGAGAGCGATTCGAGTTCGCGGTCGATGGAGTCCTTGTCGGAGAGTGCGTCCTCGAACGCGCCGGTCTCTTCGAGTTCGTCGAGCGCCTCAGCCCGGGCCTCCATGTCGTCGGTACGTTCGCGGGCGCGGTCGATGGCCCGTGAAACGTCCTCCATCTCCTTGCCTGCGCCGGTCATCGCCTCGGAGACGCGGGTGCTCGCCTCTGCGGCCTCGTAGCGAGCCTTGATGGTCTCCTTCTGGGTGCGGAACTCCTCGATGCGGTTCTGGAGTTCGTTCTTCTTCGAGACGAGGTTGTCCTGGGTGTTCTGCAGATTGGCGATTTGGCCCTCCAGTTCCTCAATCTGGGTCATCTTCTGTTTTTTCTTCTCCAGGGCCTGCCGCGCGAGGTCGTCGCGATCCTGGTTGACCGCCTCGCGTGCCTGTCGGTTGTGCTTCTCTACGTTCTCCTCCAATCGACGCTTCTGGATTTCGAGGCGCTTTTTCTGCGTCGTGAGGTCTGCGATGCCGCGTTTTACGTCCTGTAGCTCGTCGCGCATCTGCTCGTAAGAGTAATCGAGCGTCTCAGTCGGGTCCTCCACCCGATTGAGCAGCGCGTTGATTTTAGACCGGATGACGTACGACATGCGCGCGAAGATTCCCATGGGTGCTATTGGCCATG
This sequence is a window from Haladaptatus sp. QDMS2. Protein-coding genes within it:
- a CDS encoding threonine--tRNA ligase, translated to MKLLFIHADHLSFEAKKEAGRDIAETDGVAMEGRMDDCVTVFISVESGDAESVSGVVENAAAELRDVTSQLNANKVVLYPYAHLSDDLAPPDVAKRVMRELEAELKDDYELLRAPFGWYKAFEISCKGHPLSELSRHVSAHRDEEKAAEEREPSEWYVCTPDGDLLDPVESKAQFSEDFQALIAAEVEGVTASKGQEPPHFALMGEKEFVGYDELSDVGNLRWYPRGKLVRDSLMQYVSDLVIDYGGMPVETPIMYDLGARSISEHAEKFGERQYRFESGDRRMMLRFAACFGQFSIMRDMHISANDLPLRIYELSTYSFRREQRGEVMGLKRQRAFTMPDMHTATKDIEQAKVEFEKQAKLGYATGGDLGVSYEGAFRMTREFYDENREWVESVVADLGKPVLLELLPERHHYWSAKIDFAVIDGLGRPIENPTVQIDVESAARFGIEYSDGQQTHHPNILHYSPSGSIERVMAALLEHAATQDVPRLPTWLSPTQVRFIPVSDDHVDYCDDLVARLAEAKIRADVDERSETVGKRIAKAERDWVPYYVVVGDRELEAGAFKVNRRESSDEVSLSFDELHELVDDEIGERPRRPRYLPAHVSGHPHFTGA
- a CDS encoding PspA/IM30 family protein; translated protein: MGIFARMSYVIRSKINALLNRVEDPTETLDYSYEQMRDELQDVKRGIADLTTQKKRLEIQKRRLEENVEKHNRQAREAVNQDRDDLARQALEKKKQKMTQIEELEGQIANLQNTQDNLVSKKNELQNRIEEFRTQKETIKARYEAAEASTRVSEAMTGAGKEMEDVSRAIDRARERTDDMEARAEALDELEETGAFEDALSDKDSIDRELESLSTDNEVEAELETLKAEAGKSTPKAESETEMDAETEAETEAETTDPEVEAELEDIKEEEN
- the thrS gene encoding threonine--tRNA ligase, which translates into the protein MSEIVVTLPDGSELHMESGSTVEDVAFEIGPGLGRDTVAGVVDGDLVDKDTSLTTDCRLVIVTPQSDEYLTVLRHTGAHVFAQALQRLHPEAKLTIGPWTDDGFYYDITGVDLDSDDLRAIEAEAENIIAEDLDVERVELSREEALELYADNPYKRDILETEAAGDDTLSFYEQGEFKDLCKGPHVESTGEIGAFKLLNISSAYWRGDEENDTLTRVYGTAFKSEKDLEKFLEQREEAKERDHRKLGRELDLFSIPEVTGPGLPLYHPNGKKILQQLEGYGQSLNENFGYDYVETPHLFRTELWKQSGHYDNYVDDMFLLDVNDEEYGLKPMNCPGHATIFKQGSWSYRDLPVRYAENGKVYRKEQRGELSGLSRVWAFTIDDGHLFVRPDQIKSEVEDTMDLIFEVLETFDLDYKVALATRPEKSVGSDEIWEQAETQLKTVLDDSAIDYRLEDGDGAFYGPKIDFSFEDALGRVWDGPTVQLDFNMPERFDLTYTGEDNEDHRPVMIHRALYGSFERFFMVLIEHYNGKFPTWLAPEQVRILPVSDDNIPYAKELKHRLGDFRVTIEDRSWTVGRKIQQAHTDRVPYQIIVGGEEEADRTISVRDRKERDRNDVQLADFKAHLESEQEEKRLEPDFLE